From a single Mycolicibacterium moriokaense genomic region:
- a CDS encoding serine/threonine-protein kinase, whose protein sequence is MNDSPHNSRVGSRLGPYHLTRLIGRGGMGEVYEAEDTVKGRIVALKLLPDSLSHDPVFRERLQREARAAGQLQEPHVVPIHNYGEIDGVLYVDMRLIDGIDLRSVLARDGAMAPARAVWIIRQVAAALDAAHAAGITHRDVKPENILITADDFAYLVDFGIANAATDHTLTEKGTAIGTYAYMAPERFSSKPVTEKADIYALACVLHQCLTGAQPFAADSISMLITAHLIEPPPQPSKLRPDIPPAFDAIIAKGMAKDAADRYNTAGEFARAAAAIVGGGDSGPMIEVSSPVHPAHLETVPVNAVATPDAAPASGREDATPRRDRRPVLIGGAAVVLVIAVAATVAWLVARMPKDASPMSSTLTITRTVPDEPPNSVSTAANLTPAERQLMSLVPDPTACTPNKEWDNAIAAVDCKPTESGDGHEGALYALYSDADRLQEDFDGAIADDELTACPNSDGSPTSWEYDNTPGQSEGQLACGTLNGRADLVWTKTSDLMLGAAQGNDLKALYDWWVSTT, encoded by the coding sequence ATGAACGACTCCCCGCACAACTCACGGGTGGGCTCACGGTTAGGCCCCTATCACCTCACCCGCCTCATCGGTCGTGGCGGTATGGGCGAGGTCTACGAAGCCGAGGACACCGTCAAGGGCCGAATCGTGGCGCTCAAACTGCTGCCCGACTCCCTGTCGCACGACCCGGTGTTCCGGGAACGGCTGCAACGTGAGGCCCGTGCAGCCGGCCAGTTGCAGGAGCCGCATGTGGTGCCCATCCACAACTACGGGGAGATCGACGGAGTCCTCTACGTCGACATGCGGCTGATCGACGGTATCGACCTGCGCAGTGTGCTGGCCAGGGACGGCGCGATGGCGCCGGCACGGGCGGTCTGGATCATCCGCCAGGTGGCCGCCGCGCTGGACGCCGCACACGCCGCCGGGATCACCCACCGCGACGTCAAGCCGGAGAACATCCTCATCACCGCTGACGACTTCGCCTACCTCGTCGACTTCGGCATCGCCAACGCCGCCACCGACCACACGCTGACCGAAAAAGGCACGGCCATAGGCACATACGCCTATATGGCGCCGGAGCGGTTCAGTTCCAAGCCGGTCACCGAGAAGGCCGACATCTACGCGCTGGCGTGCGTGCTGCACCAGTGCCTCACGGGTGCGCAGCCCTTCGCCGCGGACAGCATCAGCATGCTGATCACCGCGCATCTGATCGAACCCCCGCCTCAGCCGAGCAAGTTGCGTCCCGATATTCCGCCCGCATTCGACGCGATCATCGCGAAGGGCATGGCGAAAGACGCCGCCGACCGCTACAACACGGCAGGCGAATTCGCCCGCGCCGCAGCGGCAATCGTGGGTGGGGGCGACTCGGGGCCGATGATCGAGGTCTCGAGCCCCGTTCATCCGGCCCACCTGGAGACGGTGCCCGTGAACGCGGTCGCCACGCCCGACGCCGCGCCAGCCTCGGGGCGCGAGGACGCGACTCCTCGGCGGGACCGCCGGCCAGTCCTGATCGGCGGTGCGGCCGTCGTGTTGGTGATCGCGGTCGCGGCCACCGTCGCGTGGCTGGTGGCTCGCATGCCCAAGGACGCCTCGCCGATGTCGTCGACGCTGACGATCACACGTACTGTGCCCGACGAACCGCCGAACTCGGTCAGCACGGCAGCCAATCTCACCCCGGCCGAGCGTCAGCTCATGTCGCTGGTACCCGATCCCACGGCGTGCACGCCGAACAAGGAGTGGGACAACGCCATTGCGGCGGTGGACTGCAAGCCCACCGAGAGCGGCGACGGCCACGAAGGCGCGCTGTACGCGCTTTACAGCGATGCGGACCGGCTGCAGGAGGACTTCGACGGCGCGATTGCCGACGACGAGCTCACCGCATGCCCCAACAGCGACGGGTCGCCGACGAGCTGGGAGTACGACAACACCCCCGGTCAGTCGGAGGGCCAGCTGGCCTGCGGAACCCTCAACGGGCGGGCCGATCTGGTCTGGACCAAGACCTCGGATCTGATGCTGGGCGCCGCGCAGGGCAACGACCTCAAGGCGCTGTACGACTGGTGGGTTTCGACCACCTGA
- a CDS encoding C39 family peptidase: MNRVKNPFTTRIRSVTAAVLIGAAAVGLAGGIAHADDTSGGLHGNPDDATSFYVEQHLDDCSLMATADVVGQLTGNEPTEDEIIALASSTPSAHHDGPIYTPPPPDNPDGGNGTDTEDLPILLEHYGIRAVYTDDDIAAQIGVPTGMTALMNALDEGRKVIASVNAEMIWDADGDRTSADHDLVVTGVDTDAGVVHLNDSGTDDGADEQVPIDVFEAAWQTSGHDMVVTMDAG, encoded by the coding sequence ATGAACCGAGTGAAGAACCCCTTCACGACCCGCATCCGCTCCGTCACCGCCGCCGTCCTGATCGGCGCCGCCGCGGTCGGCCTGGCCGGTGGGATCGCCCACGCGGACGACACCTCGGGGGGCCTGCACGGCAACCCCGATGACGCCACGTCGTTCTATGTCGAGCAGCACCTGGACGACTGCTCGCTGATGGCCACAGCGGACGTCGTGGGGCAGCTGACCGGCAACGAGCCCACCGAAGACGAGATCATCGCGTTGGCCAGCTCCACGCCGAGCGCTCACCACGACGGCCCGATCTACACGCCGCCGCCGCCCGACAACCCGGATGGAGGCAACGGCACCGACACGGAGGACCTGCCGATCCTGCTGGAGCACTACGGCATCCGCGCCGTGTACACCGACGACGACATCGCGGCCCAGATCGGTGTGCCGACCGGTATGACGGCGCTCATGAACGCCCTCGACGAGGGCCGCAAGGTGATCGCCAGCGTCAACGCCGAAATGATCTGGGACGCGGACGGCGACCGCACGAGCGCCGACCACGACCTGGTGGTCACGGGCGTCGATACCGACGCCGGCGTTGTGCACCTCAACGACAGCGGCACCGACGACGGCGCCGACGAACAGGTCCCGATCGACGTCTTCGAGGCGGCGTGGCAGACCAGCGGCCATGACATGGTCGTCACCATGGATGCCGGCTGA
- a CDS encoding prolipoprotein diacylglyceryl transferase → MKNTIRAALVAGLIGSAAIGLAGGANAADTSGHQDWAAGVPAVHAQQFSGHKVGDEDDSSGDTSAFDNDYDMPAATDPEPEAPVDVPDTPADEPEAPADEPADAPADPEPEAPADEPADAVPEAPADAPVDEPADAPADSVPDAPADVPADAPADLVPDAPADAPTDAPADTPPADAPSPHDINIADNVDPVLADPEPAPPGDIQDISDVVIGAMTSNSTLTAGAWNREVTTWNSSWVSYDKYNRPVIMNPYNNPLRLVYTYGNAPRIVTVPPLQRVVLNTPTAGLYPFTAVVAAPSGPIRQVSVGSFTGGGAVPQPGQPPAPKPAPPATLKNVLVQLRYSTGTSQPFRVKTLADLGDDNSMGARRVLIDGVDTAWGQWSKNASGERQFEITKTLQLPGLAAPSEGPLPGYNVAVPKR, encoded by the coding sequence ATGAAGAACACCATCCGTGCCGCCCTCGTCGCCGGCCTCATCGGCAGCGCGGCCATCGGCCTGGCGGGCGGCGCCAACGCCGCCGATACCTCCGGCCACCAGGACTGGGCCGCCGGCGTCCCTGCCGTGCACGCGCAGCAGTTCTCCGGGCACAAGGTTGGCGACGAAGACGACTCGTCAGGCGATACGTCGGCGTTCGACAACGACTACGACATGCCAGCGGCCACCGATCCGGAGCCCGAGGCGCCGGTGGATGTGCCCGACACGCCGGCGGATGAGCCCGAGGCGCCGGCGGATGAGCCGGCGGATGCGCCTGCCGATCCGGAGCCCGAGGCGCCGGCGGACGAGCCCGCGGATGCGGTACCGGAGGCACCCGCCGATGCACCTGTGGATGAGCCGGCGGATGCGCCTGCTGATTCGGTACCCGATGCACCCGCGGACGTGCCGGCGGATGCGCCTGCTGATTTGGTACCCGATGCACCGGCCGACGCGCCTACGGATGCCCCTGCCGATACCCCGCCGGCCGACGCCCCGTCGCCGCACGACATCAACATCGCCGACAACGTCGATCCAGTGCTGGCCGATCCCGAACCGGCACCACCGGGCGACATTCAGGACATCAGCGACGTAGTGATCGGCGCGATGACGAGCAATAGCACGCTGACCGCCGGCGCGTGGAATCGTGAAGTGACAACGTGGAATTCGAGCTGGGTCAGCTATGACAAATACAACCGTCCGGTCATCATGAATCCCTACAACAACCCGCTGCGGTTGGTCTACACCTACGGCAACGCCCCGCGGATCGTCACCGTCCCGCCCCTACAGCGCGTCGTTCTGAACACCCCGACTGCCGGCCTGTACCCCTTTACCGCGGTGGTCGCGGCACCGTCCGGACCGATCAGGCAGGTGTCGGTGGGCAGCTTCACCGGCGGCGGCGCGGTGCCGCAGCCTGGTCAGCCACCGGCTCCCAAGCCGGCACCGCCTGCGACGCTGAAGAACGTGCTGGTGCAGCTGCGCTACTCCACCGGCACCTCGCAGCCGTTCCGGGTCAAGACACTGGCCGACCTCGGCGATGACAACTCCATGGGTGCGCGCCGGGTGCTGATCGACGGCGTCGACACCGCCTGGGGACAGTGGTCGAAGAACGCCAGTGGCGAGCGTCAGTTCGAGATCACCAAGACGCTGCAGCTTCCCGGACTCGCCGCGCCGTCGGAAGGGCCGCTGCCCGGCTACAACGTCGCCGTCCCGAAGCGGTAG
- a CDS encoding dTMP kinase, with product MLIVIEGVDGAGKRTLTNGLRTAFEGAHKSVATLAFPRYHHSVEADLAAEALRGNHGDLADSVYAMAVLFALDRAGAKEQIGHLTDAYDVVILDRYVASNAAYSAARLHQGADGEVVEWVRHLEYDRLQLPKPDAQILLSVPIELAAERAENRAREEADRAKDAYERDDGLQRRTGEVYSALAAANWGGRWVVVPPDVDASELANQLS from the coding sequence GTGCTCATCGTCATCGAAGGTGTCGACGGTGCAGGCAAGCGCACCTTGACCAACGGTCTGCGTACCGCCTTCGAAGGTGCGCACAAATCGGTCGCCACCCTTGCGTTTCCGCGCTACCACCATTCGGTGGAGGCCGACCTGGCCGCCGAGGCGTTGCGCGGTAACCACGGTGATCTGGCCGATTCGGTCTATGCGATGGCGGTGCTGTTCGCCCTCGATCGCGCCGGCGCCAAGGAGCAGATCGGTCACCTCACCGATGCGTACGACGTGGTGATCCTCGACCGCTACGTCGCCTCCAACGCGGCGTACAGCGCGGCGCGGCTGCACCAGGGCGCCGACGGCGAGGTCGTCGAATGGGTGCGCCATCTCGAGTACGACCGTCTTCAGCTGCCCAAGCCGGATGCCCAGATTCTGCTCTCCGTGCCGATCGAGCTTGCCGCCGAACGGGCGGAGAACCGGGCGCGCGAAGAAGCGGACCGCGCGAAGGACGCATACGAACGCGACGACGGCCTGCAGCGTCGCACCGGCGAGGTCTACAGCGCGCTGGCCGCGGCGAACTGGGGAGGACGCTGGGTGGTCGTTCCACCCGACGTCGACGCGAGTGAGCTCGCCAACCAGTTGTCCTAG
- a CDS encoding DUF899 domain-containing protein: MTTHTVGTREQWRAAYEQQLAKEKELTRRATELAEERRRLPWVPVDKEYLFDTTAGKRTLAELFDGRSQLIVRHFMHGPKTPEGCPGCTFETDNLVGAVPHLAHRDVTFILASRSPLPVLTAYKQRMGWDVEWVSSGGSDFDADFYEYMHVPTPRRGSGNMLDMMELMALSCFALEDGPEGSTVYHTYSTYDRGTEALNATWQLLDRAPRGRGDDFSNWPRKRDEYDT; this comes from the coding sequence ATGACGACACACACCGTCGGGACACGCGAACAGTGGCGGGCCGCCTACGAGCAGCAGCTGGCCAAGGAAAAGGAGCTGACCCGGCGCGCCACCGAGCTTGCCGAGGAACGCCGCCGGCTGCCGTGGGTGCCGGTGGACAAGGAGTACCTGTTCGACACCACAGCGGGAAAGCGCACGCTCGCCGAACTGTTCGACGGCCGATCGCAGCTGATCGTGCGGCACTTCATGCACGGGCCGAAGACGCCGGAGGGCTGCCCGGGGTGCACATTCGAGACCGACAATCTGGTCGGCGCCGTGCCGCACCTGGCACACCGAGACGTGACGTTCATCCTCGCTTCGCGGTCGCCGCTGCCGGTTCTCACGGCGTACAAGCAGCGGATGGGCTGGGACGTGGAGTGGGTTTCGTCCGGCGGCAGCGACTTCGACGCCGACTTCTACGAGTACATGCATGTCCCGACGCCACGCCGGGGCAGCGGCAACATGCTCGACATGATGGAGCTGATGGCGCTGAGCTGTTTCGCGCTCGAGGACGGCCCAGAGGGCAGCACTGTCTACCACACGTATTCGACCTACGACCGCGGCACCGAGGCCCTGAACGCGACGTGGCAGCTGCTCGACCGCGCGCCGCGGGGACGCGGTGATGACTTCTCCAACTGGCCGCGCAAGCGCGACGAGTACGACACGTAG
- a CDS encoding BTAD domain-containing putative transcriptional regulator, whose product MSGNALGFGVLGPLQMTIDGVDVPVGTPKLRAILATLVINRNRAVAVDTLISAVWGDSPLPGARGSVHSYVSNLRKLIGQADPAPQKTLASVAPGYRLTVADSACDLGRFATEKTAGVLAGAAGDFERASRHLGVALAQWRGDVLEDLREFPFVDPFATALEEERLTVATARAEAELACGRAALIIGELEALVADHPYREPLWAQLISAYYLCERQSDALDAYRRLKTALADDLGIDPGPTVQTLHDKILRQQPLDVKAAAQTTAAGAKTVLDQRTQVEKGGGAVWLVAASGDRYPLSSVATKIGRLPDNDIVLDDAKVSRHHAAIIDTGTGFAVSDLRSANGVELNGARIQGSVAVAHGDRIGICGHLFTFEYDDSAAN is encoded by the coding sequence ATGTCGGGTAACGCTCTCGGTTTCGGTGTGCTCGGCCCGCTGCAGATGACCATCGACGGTGTCGACGTTCCGGTGGGGACGCCGAAGCTGCGCGCGATCCTCGCCACGCTGGTGATCAACCGCAACCGCGCGGTGGCCGTCGACACGCTGATCAGCGCGGTGTGGGGCGATTCGCCACTCCCTGGCGCCAGGGGCAGCGTCCACTCCTATGTGTCCAACCTGCGCAAGCTCATCGGCCAGGCGGACCCCGCACCGCAGAAGACGTTGGCGAGCGTCGCACCGGGATACCGGCTGACCGTCGCCGACAGTGCGTGCGATCTCGGACGGTTCGCGACGGAGAAAACCGCAGGTGTTCTCGCCGGTGCGGCCGGAGACTTCGAGCGGGCGAGTCGTCACCTGGGGGTCGCGTTGGCGCAGTGGCGCGGTGACGTGCTGGAGGATCTGCGCGAGTTCCCGTTCGTCGACCCGTTCGCCACCGCCCTCGAAGAGGAACGGCTGACCGTCGCCACCGCCCGCGCCGAAGCCGAACTCGCGTGTGGTCGCGCCGCGCTGATCATCGGTGAGTTGGAGGCCCTGGTGGCCGACCATCCCTACCGCGAACCGCTGTGGGCCCAGCTGATCAGTGCCTACTACCTCTGCGAACGCCAGTCGGACGCGCTCGACGCCTACCGTCGGCTGAAGACCGCATTGGCCGACGACCTGGGCATCGACCCCGGCCCGACCGTGCAGACCTTGCACGACAAGATCCTGCGCCAGCAGCCACTCGACGTGAAGGCGGCCGCGCAAACGACGGCCGCCGGTGCGAAGACGGTGCTCGACCAGCGCACGCAGGTGGAGAAAGGCGGCGGCGCGGTGTGGCTGGTGGCCGCGTCGGGCGATCGTTACCCGCTGAGCTCTGTTGCCACCAAGATCGGCAGGCTGCCCGACAACGACATCGTGCTGGACGACGCGAAGGTCAGCCGTCACCATGCGGCGATCATCGACACCGGAACGGGTTTCGCGGTCAGCGATCTGCGCTCGGCCAACGGCGTCGAGCTCAACGGTGCGCGAATCCAGGGCAGTGTCGCGGTGGCCCATGGCGACCGGATCGGGATCTGCGGACACCTGTTCACCTTCGAGTACGACGACTCCGCCGCGAACTGA
- a CDS encoding lipase family protein translates to MRRGVVVAVLVVLAGVFAPQAHGDPTNDDWNPVFNEDEYTAFYTPPDPLPPGAPGDLIRTEPSRLVLEPSGQLGVIMATGTRIMYRSTDARGNPMAVTGTYFEPYNNWPGQGPRPLIVYGPGTQGQGDQCAPSRQFNQGIHWSPWLDLTFNYEEMFVATMVARGFAIVMTDYQGLGTPGLHTYVNRIAQGNAMLDAGRAALRLPDTSLDPHGPLAFWGYSQGGGAAASAAELAPSYAPELNIVGTYAGAPPADLKELFPYADGSVLVGAVGYALNSVITTYPEFEQAIRSKMTPRGADLLNKVQDQCVAETLTKFMFRHLQPYFNENIYELVNQEPFKSLFDMQKLGKYKPNAPVMILSNRYDPLVPYGPAAQLGRDWCAQGADVQFWTNEQPPFLNKAIVNHGLPMLVDGERAMQWIADRFNGLPTTPNCGQF, encoded by the coding sequence GTGCGCCGGGGGGTGGTTGTCGCTGTTCTCGTTGTCCTGGCAGGGGTTTTCGCGCCACAGGCCCATGGCGATCCCACCAACGACGACTGGAATCCCGTATTCAACGAGGACGAGTACACCGCGTTCTACACCCCGCCCGACCCGCTGCCGCCGGGCGCGCCCGGGGACCTGATTCGCACCGAGCCGTCGCGACTGGTGCTCGAACCGTCGGGCCAGCTGGGCGTGATCATGGCGACCGGAACGCGAATCATGTACCGCAGCACCGACGCTCGCGGAAACCCGATGGCCGTCACCGGCACCTACTTCGAGCCCTACAACAACTGGCCTGGCCAAGGCCCGCGTCCGCTGATCGTGTACGGGCCGGGGACCCAGGGGCAGGGCGATCAGTGCGCGCCGTCGCGGCAGTTCAATCAGGGCATCCACTGGTCGCCCTGGCTGGACCTGACGTTCAACTACGAAGAGATGTTCGTCGCCACGATGGTGGCGCGCGGATTCGCGATCGTGATGACCGACTATCAGGGGCTCGGCACACCCGGACTGCACACCTACGTCAACCGGATCGCGCAAGGCAATGCGATGCTCGACGCCGGTCGGGCGGCTTTGCGACTCCCGGACACATCACTGGATCCGCATGGCCCGCTTGCCTTTTGGGGTTACTCGCAGGGCGGCGGGGCCGCGGCATCGGCGGCGGAACTGGCGCCGTCGTACGCGCCGGAGCTCAACATCGTCGGAACGTACGCGGGCGCGCCGCCTGCGGACCTGAAGGAACTGTTCCCGTACGCCGACGGCAGCGTCCTGGTCGGCGCTGTCGGCTATGCACTGAACTCGGTGATCACCACATATCCGGAGTTCGAGCAGGCGATCCGGTCGAAGATGACGCCGCGCGGAGCGGACCTGTTGAACAAAGTGCAGGACCAATGCGTGGCGGAGACGCTGACGAAATTCATGTTTCGCCATCTACAGCCGTACTTCAACGAGAACATCTACGAACTGGTCAACCAGGAACCGTTCAAGAGCCTCTTCGACATGCAGAAGCTCGGCAAGTACAAACCCAACGCGCCGGTGATGATCCTCAGCAATCGGTACGACCCGTTGGTGCCGTACGGCCCGGCCGCTCAGCTGGGCCGCGACTGGTGCGCACAGGGCGCCGATGTGCAGTTCTGGACCAATGAGCAGCCGCCGTTTCTGAACAAGGCCATCGTCAATCACGGGCTGCCGATGCTGGTCGACGGTGAGCGCGCGATGCAGTGGATCGCCGACCGGTTCAACGGCTTGCCGACGACGCCGAACTGCGGTCAGTTCTGA